One part of the Bacillus sp. FJAT-27916 genome encodes these proteins:
- the dapG gene encoding aspartate kinase — translation MKIIIQKFGGTSVRDPKSREYALNHIKSGLKKGYKVVVVVSAMGRMGDPYATDTLLSLVNGPSTLLNEREQDLLLSCGEVISSVVFTNMLLQNGIKATALTGGQAGFRTSQDYTNAKILEIDTDRLLNELENAEVIVVTGFQGVAENGDVTTIGRGGSDTSAAALGAALGAEYVDIFTDVEGIMTADPRIAEKARPLSVVTYTEVCNMAYQGAKVIHPRAVEIAMQAKVPMRIRSTYTDGEGTLVTSYPKHRRGSDIQERLVTGIAHVGQITQIKVQAKEGQYDLQSEVFTAMANARISVDFINIYPNGVIYTVSDKDADTAISVLKELGHDPIVEPNCAKVSVVGAGITGVPGVTAKIVTPLSERGIQILQSADSHTTIWVLVKEKDLVEAVNALHHAFNLHLEDENTIDWAVDY, via the coding sequence ATGAAAATAATCATTCAAAAATTCGGCGGTACATCCGTTCGTGATCCAAAAAGCAGAGAATATGCCTTAAATCATATAAAGAGCGGATTGAAGAAGGGGTATAAGGTTGTTGTAGTCGTTTCTGCCATGGGCAGAATGGGAGACCCTTATGCAACCGATACTTTGCTGTCTCTTGTCAATGGTCCGAGTACTCTTTTGAATGAACGGGAACAGGACTTGCTTTTATCCTGCGGAGAAGTCATCTCTTCGGTTGTTTTCACGAATATGCTTCTTCAAAACGGCATAAAAGCAACAGCATTGACTGGCGGACAGGCTGGGTTCCGTACCAGCCAGGATTATACCAATGCGAAAATATTGGAGATCGATACTGACAGGCTCCTAAATGAACTGGAAAATGCAGAGGTGATCGTTGTTACCGGCTTCCAGGGCGTTGCTGAAAATGGTGACGTCACGACGATTGGCCGAGGAGGAAGCGATACATCTGCGGCGGCTCTTGGAGCAGCTTTAGGAGCAGAATATGTAGATATCTTTACAGACGTAGAAGGTATCATGACAGCCGATCCGCGCATTGCAGAAAAAGCCCGCCCGTTGTCAGTTGTCACATATACAGAAGTGTGCAACATGGCTTATCAAGGGGCGAAAGTTATTCATCCAAGGGCAGTGGAAATTGCCATGCAGGCAAAAGTGCCAATGAGGATCCGTTCCACATATACTGATGGAGAGGGTACTTTGGTTACAAGCTATCCGAAGCACCGCCGCGGCAGTGATATTCAGGAGCGCCTTGTTACCGGAATTGCTCATGTCGGACAGATTACGCAGATTAAGGTACAAGCGAAGGAAGGTCAGTATGATCTGCAGTCTGAGGTATTCACAGCTATGGCGAATGCCAGAATCAGCGTGGACTTCATTAATATTTATCCGAACGGTGTAATCTACACGGTTTCAGACAAAGATGCTGATACGGCCATCTCTGTCTTGAAAGAACTTGGCCACGATCCGATTGTCGAGCCGAATTGTGCCAAGGTATCGGTTGTCGGCGCCGGAATTACGGGTGTGCCTGGTGTGACGGCAAAGATTGTGACCCCATTATCGGAGAGAGGAATCCAAATCCTGCAATCTGCTGACAGTCATACGACCATCTGGGTTCTAGTAAAGGAAAAGGACCTGGTTGAAGCCGTTAATGCCCTGCATCATGCATTTAATCTCCATCTTGAGGATGAAAACACAATCGATTGGGCAGTCGATTACTGA
- the asd gene encoding aspartate-semialdehyde dehydrogenase, whose protein sequence is MTQKLFHVAVVGATGAVGQQMIETLQKRNFPIGEISLLSSSRSAGKEIEFNGKKVTVQEARPESFEGVDIALFSAGGSISKKLAPEAVKRGAIVVDNTSAFRMDENVPLVVPEVNEEDLRGHNGIIANPNCSTIQMVAALEPIRQAYGLKKVVVSTYQAVSGAGAAAIEELNNQTRAILGQEEPKAEILPVKGAEKHYQIAFNAIPQIDVFTDNGFTFEEMKMINETKKIMHMPELKVSATCVRLPIAVGHSESVYIEIDKDGVTAEQIKSLLKEAPGIVLQDNPENQEYPMPADCVGKNDVFVGRVRKDLDEEKGFHMWVVSDNLLKGAAWNSVQIAESLVRLGIVN, encoded by the coding sequence ATGACGCAAAAACTATTCCATGTGGCTGTCGTAGGCGCAACAGGCGCAGTCGGACAGCAAATGATTGAGACACTCCAAAAAAGAAACTTCCCAATTGGGGAAATTAGTTTATTATCCTCTTCTCGTTCTGCTGGAAAAGAGATTGAATTTAATGGGAAAAAGGTTACTGTACAGGAAGCTCGCCCAGAAAGCTTTGAAGGCGTAGATATCGCCTTATTCAGCGCAGGGGGAAGCATCTCGAAAAAACTTGCTCCTGAAGCAGTTAAGCGCGGGGCAATCGTAGTTGATAATACAAGTGCTTTTCGTATGGATGAGAATGTACCGCTTGTGGTGCCTGAGGTGAATGAAGAGGACCTCCGCGGACATAATGGAATCATCGCCAATCCGAATTGTTCCACCATACAAATGGTAGCGGCACTAGAGCCGATCCGTCAGGCATACGGACTGAAGAAGGTTGTCGTTTCAACCTATCAGGCTGTTTCTGGAGCGGGTGCTGCTGCGATTGAGGAATTAAATAATCAGACAAGGGCAATTCTCGGCCAAGAGGAGCCAAAAGCAGAGATCCTTCCGGTTAAGGGAGCAGAGAAGCATTACCAAATTGCGTTCAATGCCATTCCCCAAATCGATGTCTTTACCGATAACGGATTTACGTTTGAAGAGATGAAGATGATCAATGAAACAAAGAAAATCATGCATATGCCGGAATTGAAAGTATCTGCCACATGTGTGAGATTGCCGATTGCAGTCGGCCATTCAGAATCCGTTTATATTGAAATTGACAAGGACGGAGTCACAGCTGAACAGATTAAGTCACTTCTTAAAGAAGCGCCAGGTATTGTCCTGCAGGATAACCCTGAAAATCAAGAATATCCGATGCCGGCTGATTGTGTTGGCAAGAACGATGTATTTGTAGGTCGTGTGCGGAAAGATTTGGATGAGGAGAAAGGATTCCATATGTGGGTCGTTTCCGATAATCTATTAAAAGGGGCAGCGTGGAACTCTGTTCAAATTGCTGAGAGTCTTGTTCGTTTAGGAATTGTCAACTAA
- the dpaB gene encoding dipicolinate synthase subunit B, translating into MKISGKRIGFGLTGSHCTYDEVYPQIENLVNEGAEVIPVVTHTVKNTDTRFGKGEDWIARIEKLTNRKVIDTIVDAEPLGPKMPLDCMVIAPMTGVSMSKFANAQNDSPVLMAAKATLRNHRPVVLGISTNDALGLNGVNLMRLLSTKDIFFIPFGQDDPYKKPNSMVARMESLIETVEHALEMKQIQPILIERFS; encoded by the coding sequence ATGAAAATCAGCGGCAAGCGAATCGGCTTTGGTTTAACAGGCTCCCATTGTACTTACGATGAAGTCTATCCACAAATTGAAAACTTGGTAAATGAGGGAGCGGAGGTTATTCCTGTTGTGACCCATACCGTGAAAAATACAGATACGAGATTTGGAAAAGGAGAGGACTGGATAGCTAGAATTGAAAAGCTGACGAATCGTAAAGTCATTGATACAATTGTAGATGCAGAGCCTCTTGGTCCGAAGATGCCGCTCGACTGCATGGTCATTGCCCCAATGACTGGAGTTTCTATGAGTAAATTTGCCAATGCGCAAAATGATTCACCAGTACTGATGGCAGCAAAGGCGACATTACGTAATCACCGCCCAGTTGTACTTGGTATCTCGACGAATGATGCTCTTGGTCTTAATGGGGTTAATTTGATGAGATTATTGAGTACGAAGGACATTTTCTTCATTCCATTTGGCCAGGATGATCCTTATAAGAAACCGAACTCAATGGTGGCAAGAATGGAAAGTTTGATTGAGACAGTCGAACATGCGTTGGAGATGAAGCAAATCCAGCCAATTTTAATCGAAAGATTCTCCTGA
- the dpaA gene encoding dipicolinic acid synthetase subunit A — protein MLTGMQIAVLGGDARQLEVIRKLTELDAKVYLTGFEQLAHAYTGAVKEGLEDLPVGELDAIILPVAGTNMEGKIETIFSNKQVVLTESFLNNTPEHCTIYSGISNDYLTEVTAKTNRKLIQLFERNDVAIYNSIPTVEGAIMMAIQHTDFTIHGSNVIVLGLGRTGMSVARSFHALGGKVKVGARKTEHIARITEMGLTPFFTADLEKEVENVDICINTIPHKIITANVLAKMPSRTLIIDLASKPGGTDFRYAEKRGIKAILAPGLPGIVAPKTAGKILANVLGQLLYEEHEIGKGKQS, from the coding sequence ATGCTCACAGGGATGCAGATTGCTGTCCTTGGCGGAGATGCCAGGCAGCTTGAAGTAATTCGAAAGTTGACAGAATTGGATGCAAAAGTGTATTTGACTGGATTTGAACAATTGGCACATGCCTATACAGGGGCGGTGAAGGAAGGGCTTGAGGACCTGCCTGTAGGTGAGTTGGATGCAATCATTTTGCCGGTCGCAGGGACCAATATGGAAGGGAAAATTGAAACGATTTTCTCCAACAAACAAGTCGTTCTGACAGAAAGCTTCCTAAACAATACACCTGAGCACTGCACCATATATTCCGGAATCAGCAATGATTATTTAACAGAAGTCACTGCCAAAACAAACCGAAAGCTCATCCAACTCTTTGAAAGAAACGATGTAGCCATCTATAACTCCATTCCAACAGTTGAGGGTGCAATCATGATGGCAATCCAGCATACCGATTTTACCATTCATGGTTCAAATGTCATTGTGTTAGGTTTGGGCAGAACAGGAATGAGTGTGGCGCGAAGCTTTCATGCCCTCGGAGGTAAGGTCAAGGTTGGCGCCAGGAAAACAGAGCATATTGCCCGGATAACGGAAATGGGACTAACTCCTTTCTTTACGGCTGATTTAGAGAAGGAAGTAGAGAATGTGGATATTTGTATTAATACGATTCCGCATAAAATTATTACGGCCAATGTCCTCGCCAAAATGCCTTCACGTACATTAATTATCGACCTAGCCTCAAAGCCTGGAGGGACCGATTTCCGTTATGCTGAAAAAAGAGGCATAAAAGCCATTCTGGCACCAGGATTGCCGGGTATTGTTGCTCCAAAGACAGCCGGAAAAATCCTGGCCAATGTCCTTGGACAGCTATTGTATGAGGAACATGAGATAGGAAAGGGGAAACAATCATGA
- a CDS encoding YlmC/YmxH family sporulation protein, producing MKLSELSGKEIVDVKRAERLGVLGQTDLEINELTGQITALIIPSGKWFGFRKQGNEVRVPWSHIQKIGTDMIIIDIPSNGEFQGE from the coding sequence ATGAAGCTGAGTGAATTAAGCGGGAAAGAAATCGTGGATGTGAAGCGCGCTGAAAGATTGGGTGTTTTAGGGCAGACTGATCTTGAAATTAATGAATTAACGGGCCAGATAACGGCTTTAATTATCCCCTCTGGCAAATGGTTTGGTTTCCGTAAGCAGGGCAATGAGGTGAGGGTGCCGTGGTCGCATATCCAAAAGATTGGCACAGATATGATTATCATTGATATTCCGTCAAATGGAGAATTTCAAGGAGAATAG
- a CDS encoding M16 family metallopeptidase: MITKYTCQNGVRVVLEPIPTVRSVAIGIWIKTGSRNEGPINNGISHFLEHMFFKGTTTRTAKEIAESFDRIGGQVNAFTSKEYTCYYAKVLDDHADYALDVLGDMFFNSTFAKEELKKEKNVVCEEIKMYEDTPDDIVHDLLSQAVFEKHPLGYPILGTEEVLDTITTDTLKQYVYDHYTPDKVVISVAGNVTEAFVKQVEALFGHYEGGKARPELEKPSFHANKLVRKKDTEQSHLCLGYNGYDVGHENIYSLIILNNVLGGSMSSRLFQSVREERGLAYSVYSYHTSYQDNGLVVVYGGTGANQVKELFTTIQSTLDVLSNEGITAKELENSKEQLKGSLMLSLESTNSRMSRNGKNELLLGRHRSLDDIIELIDKVTIDSVDQCINDVFKGPYAAALIGPQDTWNL; this comes from the coding sequence TTGATAACTAAATATACATGTCAAAATGGCGTTCGCGTAGTATTAGAACCCATCCCGACAGTTCGCTCAGTAGCGATTGGAATATGGATTAAAACGGGCTCACGAAACGAAGGCCCGATTAATAATGGTATTTCCCATTTCTTGGAGCATATGTTTTTCAAGGGGACAACTACACGTACAGCGAAAGAAATTGCTGAATCATTTGATCGTATCGGCGGGCAAGTCAATGCCTTCACATCCAAGGAATACACATGCTATTATGCGAAGGTGCTCGATGACCATGCTGACTACGCACTTGATGTGCTTGGCGATATGTTTTTCAACTCTACCTTCGCTAAAGAAGAACTGAAAAAAGAAAAGAATGTCGTATGTGAAGAAATCAAAATGTATGAAGATACACCAGATGACATCGTGCATGATTTATTGAGTCAAGCTGTTTTTGAGAAGCATCCGCTAGGGTATCCGATACTCGGAACAGAAGAAGTGCTTGATACGATTACGACAGATACATTAAAGCAATATGTTTACGATCACTATACCCCTGATAAGGTTGTCATATCAGTTGCCGGTAATGTAACGGAGGCTTTCGTCAAACAGGTAGAAGCCCTGTTTGGACATTATGAAGGCGGAAAGGCAAGACCGGAGCTTGAGAAGCCGTCCTTCCATGCGAATAAGCTCGTCCGTAAGAAAGATACGGAACAATCACATCTTTGTCTAGGCTATAATGGCTATGATGTTGGCCATGAGAATATCTACAGCCTCATAATCTTAAATAATGTACTCGGGGGCTCTATGAGCAGCCGTCTCTTCCAAAGTGTGCGAGAAGAGCGCGGACTTGCCTACAGCGTATACTCTTATCATACTTCGTACCAGGATAATGGTCTTGTGGTCGTATACGGCGGAACAGGAGCGAATCAGGTGAAGGAGCTGTTCACCACCATTCAATCTACATTGGATGTTCTCTCAAACGAAGGCATTACAGCAAAAGAATTAGAGAACTCTAAAGAGCAGCTTAAAGGCAGCTTAATGCTAAGCCTTGAAAGCACGAACAGCAGAATGAGCCGTAATGGCAAAAATGAATTATTATTGGGTCGTCACCGCTCGCTCGATGATATCATTGAATTAATCGACAAGGTTACAATCGACAGTGTAGATCAATGTATTAATGATGTGTTCAAGGGTCCTTATGCGGCAGCTCTCATTGGTCCGCAGGATACATGGAATTTATAA
- a CDS encoding polysaccharide deacetylase family protein: MLNKKLSQFLAICAIGSLSWVLVQNSWTESYLTGMKKESSVPAAAVQDRLHEEIQQAAEKYSEKPVDAVVDRVWKKTPGYNGIEIDVDKSYKKMKAKGKFKENMLVFKEIAPSVHLQDLPPSPIYRANPNKSSVSFIINVAWGNEYIDSMLDTLKKHHIKATFSLEGRWVKNNPEMARAIAKEGHELGNHSYTHPDMQRLSMQAAVKEIVDTNKVIEEVTGTKPALFGPPSGSFNDTTVKAAASVGMETILWTVDTVDWRKPTPEALINRVVPKLHNGALVLMHPTDSTAKSLETLITSIEKTYVIVPVGEALLEDRIRR, translated from the coding sequence CCATTGGCAGTTTATCATGGGTGTTGGTGCAAAATTCATGGACAGAAAGCTATCTGACAGGAATGAAAAAAGAATCATCTGTCCCTGCAGCTGCTGTTCAAGACCGTTTGCATGAAGAAATCCAGCAGGCTGCAGAGAAATATAGCGAAAAGCCAGTGGATGCTGTTGTCGATCGCGTTTGGAAAAAGACACCCGGGTATAATGGAATAGAGATAGATGTTGATAAATCCTATAAAAAAATGAAAGCAAAGGGTAAATTCAAGGAGAATATGCTTGTCTTCAAAGAAATAGCCCCCTCTGTTCATTTACAGGATTTGCCGCCATCACCGATTTACAGAGCAAACCCTAATAAATCTTCCGTTTCTTTTATTATCAATGTGGCATGGGGGAACGAATACATAGACTCAATGTTAGACACATTAAAAAAGCATCATATTAAGGCAACATTTTCCCTTGAAGGACGATGGGTCAAGAATAACCCGGAAATGGCTAGAGCCATTGCGAAAGAAGGTCATGAGCTTGGCAATCATTCCTATACACATCCTGATATGCAAAGGCTCTCCATGCAAGCTGCGGTGAAGGAAATCGTGGATACGAACAAGGTCATCGAGGAGGTCACAGGGACCAAGCCGGCATTGTTTGGACCGCCGAGCGGAAGCTTTAACGATACGACTGTCAAAGCTGCAGCAAGTGTGGGAATGGAAACCATTCTTTGGACAGTGGATACGGTGGATTGGAGAAAACCGACACCTGAGGCCTTAATCAACAGGGTAGTTCCCAAGCTTCATAACGGAGCTCTAGTACTGATGCATCCGACTGACTCGACAGCAAAATCACTCGAGACATTAATCACATCTATTGAGAAAACCTATGTGATCGTTCCTGTCGGAGAGGCACTTTTGGAGGATAGAATCAGACGATAA